The following proteins come from a genomic window of Lolium rigidum isolate FL_2022 chromosome 5, APGP_CSIRO_Lrig_0.1, whole genome shotgun sequence:
- the LOC124654774 gene encoding succinate dehydrogenase [ubiquinone] iron-sulfur subunit 2, mitochondrial-like — MLRRTLPRLASVKDRVADAAKQAVKGDEHFPALKGHPAARDHARESAENQAGLAAAEEEKERGGGRASTVKEFQIYRWNPDSPGRPFLQSYFVDLRTCGPMVLDVLQKIKSEQDSTLAFRRSCREGICGSCSMTIDGVNTVACLKPVDTDTSAATMITPLPHMYVVKDLVVDMSNFYQQYKSVEPWLKRKRPAAEGREHAQSPAERKKLDGLYECILCACCSTACPSYWWNSEDFLGPAALLHAYRWVSDSRDEYGAERIQALSEGWDKMYRCRMIKSCTATCPKSLDPAAAISAMKTMHQLRKA; from the exons ATGCTGAGGAGGACGCTGCCGAGGCTGGCGTCGGTGAAGGACCGCGTGGCCGACGCGGCCAAGCAGGCCGTGAAGGGCGACGAGCACTTCCCCGCACTCAAGGGTCACCCGGCGGCGCGCGACCACGCCCGCGAGTCCGCCGAGAACCAGgccggcctcgccgccgccgaggaggagaaggagcgcggcggcggcagggccTCGACGGTGAAGGAGTTCCAGATCTACCGGTGGAACCCGGACTCGCCGGGCCGGCCGTTCCTGCAGTCCTACTTCGTCGACCTCCGCACCTGCGGCCCGATG GTGCTGGACGTGCTCCAGAAGATCAAGTCGGAGCAGGACTCGACGCTGGCGTTCCGGCGGTCGTGCCGGGAGGGCATCTGCGGGTCGTGCTCGATGACCATCGACGGGGTGAACACGGTGGCGTGCCTGAAGCCGGTGGACACGgacacgtcggcggcgacgatgaTCACGCCGCTGCCGCACATGTACGTGGTGAAGGACCTGGTGGTGGACATGAGCAACTTCTACCAGCAGTACAA GTCGGTGGAGCCGTGGCTGAAGAGGAAGCgtccggcggcggaggggcgggagCACGCGCAGTCGCCGGCGGAGCGGAAGAAGCTGGACGGGCTGTACGAGTGCATCCTGTGCGCGTGCTGCAGCACGGCGTGCCCGTCCTACTGGTGGAACTCGGAGGACTTCCTCGGCCCCGCCGCGCTGCTCCACGCATACCGCTGGGTCTCCGACAG CCGCGACGAGTACGGGGCGGAGCGGATCCAGGCGCTGTCGGAGGGGTGGGACAAGATGTACAGGTGCAGGATGATCAAGAGCTGCACGGCGACGTGCCCCAAGAGCCTCGACCCTGCCGCGGCCATCTCCGCCATGAAGACCATGCACCAGCTCCGCAAGGCGTGA
- the LOC124653521 gene encoding protein SCO1 homolog 2, mitochondrial, with the protein MLPARFLKLSLLRRLAAARAAEAPPPLKTRLFPVRGYQSRGYSTGGSSKYNKPMKQFVEEDVSTSRPLIYYIVPSAILAFAGLATFVHYNDEKRMIPLEAQQTSVPKRCNINRPAIGGPFKLYDTENNVVTESKLRGDWTLMYFGYTSSPDVGPAEVQKIADVVKLLESKHDIKIKPLFITIDPQRDSPAQLKAYLSEFDPRIVGLTGSVDAIRQIAQEYRIFFKKVGEVGQDYIVESSHNMYLLDPCLETVRCFGAEYKAPDLAEAITTEVQKASNSATN; encoded by the exons ATGCTGCCCGCGCGCTTCCTCAAGCTCTCGCTGCttcgccgcctcgccgccgcccgcgcggccGAGGCGCCCCCGCCGCTGAAGACCAG GCTATTTCCAGTGCGAGGTTACCAGTCTCGAGGTTATTCTACCGGCGGAAGCTCCAAGTATAACAAGCCAATGAAACAGTTTGTTGAGGAGGATGTGTCAACTTCGCGGCCACTGATATATTACATTGTC CCATCTGCCATTCTAGCGTTTGCTGGACTAGCCACGTTCGTTCACTATAATGATGAGAAGCGTATGATTCCCTTAG AAGCACAGCAGACCAGTGTTCCCAAAAGGTGCAATATCAACAGACCTGCTATAGGAGGACCATTTAAGCTCTATGATACAGAAAACAACGTTGTGACTGAATCAAAGCTTCGAGGAGATTGGACGCTGATGTATTTTGGCTATACATCATCCCCAGATGTGGGGCCAGCAGAAGTTCAGAAGATCGCTGATGTTGTTAAGCTGTTAG AGTCAAAGCATGATATCAAGATTAAACCACTCTTCATCACAATTGATCCTCAACGTGATTCACCAGCTCAGCTTAAGGCATATCTTAGTG AATTTGACCCAAGAATAGTAGGATTAACAGGCTCTGTTGATGCAATAAGACAGATAGCACAGGAATACCGCATTTTCTTCAAAAAAGTTGGTGAAGTTGGCCAGGATTATATTGTAGAAAGTTCTCATAACAT GTACTTGCTAGATCCATGCTTGGAGACAGTTAGATGCTTTGGAGCTGAGTATAAGGCACCAGACCTTGCTGAGGCGATAACAACGGAGGTCCAGAAAGCATCTAATTCAGCAACAAATTAG
- the LOC124652180 gene encoding uncharacterized protein LOC124652180 gives MKKVKVAGGGKGGAPTAPTDLLVCFPARQHLALMPKSICSPSRATLDRAVAARRRQLQLPAARSGPSGAGGGVAGGRGRGSSPMFHGSKAKHTAEGDNEPQSPKVTCAGQIKVVRPRKPRPVVAEKNGRCGGGGSGGRWITVAEEIERLQEQRKKASWLDAFGIRRDALPFLGGALRSLRHKVRCFGPSLHAAVDSSTDDDDDEGGDAGGHVRESATAASVFSKWLMVLEGSQEPQPHDNDELHQEDARPNTNRETNDDDCSKASSVPPPNALLLMRCRSAPAKGLARKGAEEPPAGEETAPEKGGPEDGMDELVFMRTAPDFLKLSIDIAKETWVVGGVDPLARSRSWKR, from the coding sequence ATGAAGAAGGTTAAGGTGGCGGGCGGTGGCAAGGGTGGAGCGCCGACGGCGCCGACCGACCTGCTCGTCTGCTTCCCTGCGCGGCAGCACCTGGCGCTGATGCCCAAATCAATCTGCAGCCCGTCCCGGGCCACGCTGGACAGGGCGGTGGCCGCTCGCCGGAGGCAGCTCCAGCTCCCGGCCGCGCGTTCTGGACCTTCTGGCGCCGGCGGCGGTGTGGCCGGAGGGCGTGGCCGTGGTAGCAGCCCGATGTTCCATGGTTCCAAGGCGAAGCATACAGCGGAGGGCGACAACGAGCCGCAGTCGCCCAAGGTGACGTGCGCAGGGCAGATCAAGGTCGTCCGGCCGAGGAAGCCGAGGCCGGTGGTGGCGGAGAAGAACGGTAGGTGCGGCGGAGGCGGCAGCGGGGGGAGGTGGATCACCGTGGCGGAGGAGATCGAGCGGCTGCAGGAGCAGAGGAAGAAGGCGAGCTGGCTCGACGCCTTCGGGATCAGGCGGGACGCGCTGCCCTTCCTCGGCGGCGCGCTCCGGAGCCTCCGGCACAAGGTGCGCTGCTTCGGCCCGTCGCTCCACGCAGCGGTGGACTCCTcgacggacgacgacgacgacgagggcggcgatgcGGGAGGGCATGTACGCGAATCGGCCACGGCCGCGAGCGTCTTCTCCAAGTGGCTCATGGTGCTGGAAGGGAGCCAAGAACCCCAACCGCACGACAACGACGAGCTACACCAAGAAGACGCGCGACCGAACACGAACCGAGAGACGAACGACGACGACTGTTCCAAAGCGTCGTCAGTGCCGCCGCCGAACGCGCTGCTCCTCATGCGGTGCCGGTCGGCGCCGGCGAAGGGCCTGGCGAGGAAAGGGGCAGAGGAGCCACCGGCCGGCGAGGAGACagcgccggagaagggaggcccGGAGGATGGCATGGACGAGCTGGTGTTCATGAGAACGGCGCCAGATTTCCTGAAGCTGTCCATCGACATTGCCAAGGAGACGTGGGTCGTCGGCGGCGTGGACCCCCTCGCGCGAAGCCGGAGCTGGAAGAGGTGA